A single region of the Acanthopagrus latus isolate v.2019 unplaced genomic scaffold, fAcaLat1.1, whole genome shotgun sequence genome encodes:
- the LOC119016347 gene encoding trichohyalin-like isoform X6 — MTELEKQWMVGADCQAVWEEDGQLYPAKVVSLNGGRCRVRFHGLGVEEEVELSALQSPDAAVQPQRQNSQNWRAGSRCQAISSGRGLVYPAVVLWVRGQRCCVRCNNCNCDEELDVCSLLRRRKARRAKRASRRRPTVIINSDLKRKRRRRKENQEEGGAERKEENQEEGGAERREENQEEGGAERREGQRCSSYEQNWRAGSRCQAISSERGLVYPGVVLWVRGQRCCVRCDSCDCEVELDVCSLVRRRKARRAKRASRRRPTVISNSDLKRKRRRRKENQEEGGAERREENQEEQRGGRRTRRKEEQRGGRRTRREENQEEGGAERREENQEEARAERREGQRCSSYQQNWRAGSRCQAISSGRGLVYPGVVLWVRGQRCCVRCDSCDCEVELDVCSLVRRRKARRAKRASRRRPTVISNSDLKRKRRRRKENQEEGGAERREENQEEGGAERREENQEEAGAERRKENQEEGGAERREENQEEGGAERREGQRCSSYEQNWRAGSRCQAISSGRGLVYPGVVLWVRGQRCCVRCDSCDCEVELDVCSLVRRRKARRAKRASRRRPTVISNSDLKRKRRGRKENQEEGGAERKEENQEEAGAERREENQEEGGAERRKENQEDGGAERREGQRCSSYEQNWRAGSRCQAISSGRGLVYSGVVLWVRGQRCCVRCDSCNCDEELDVCSLVRRRKARRAKRASRRRPTVIINSDLKRKRRENQEEGGAERRREKNQEEGGAERREENQEEQRGGRRTRRKEEQRGGRRTRREENQEEQRGGRRTRRSREEGGEPGGSSSGMRS, encoded by the exons ATGACTGAACTCGAGAAGCAG tggaTGGTGGGTGCTGACTGTCAGGCAGTGTGGGAGGAGGACGGGCAGCTGTATCCGGCGAAGGTGGTGTCTCTGAATGGAGGGCGCTGCAGAGTCAGGTTCCATGGCCTCGgcgtggaggaggaagtggaactGAGCGCGCTCCAAAGTCCAGATGCTGCTGTgcaaccacagagacaaaactCTCAG AACTGGAGAGCTGGTTCTCGGTGTCAGGCCATTTCTTCAGGGAGAGGTCTGGTGTATCCGGCCGTGGTTCtgtgggtcagaggtcagcgcTGCTGCGTTCGCTGCAACAACTGTAACTGTGATGAGGAACTGGACGTCTGCAGCCTGCTGAGACGCCGCAAAGCCCGTCGGGCCAAG CGCGCCAGCAGACGGAGGCCGACCGTCATCATCAACTCTGacttgaagaggaagaggaggaggaggaaggagaaccaggaggaaggaggagcagagaggaaggaggagaaccaggaggaaggaggagcagagaggagggaggagaaccaggaggaaggaggagcagagaggagggaggggcagcGCTGCTCTTCATATGAG CAGAACTGGAGAGCTGGTTCTCGGTGTCAGGCCATTTCTTCAGAGAGAGGTCTGGTGTATCCGGGCGTGGTTCtgtgggtcagaggtcagcgcTGCTGCGTTCGCTGTGACAGCTGTGACTGTGAAGTGGAACTGGACGTCTGCAGCCTGGTGAGACGCCGCAAAGCCCGTCGGGCCAAG CGCGCCAGCAGACGGAGGCCGACCGTCATCAGCAACTCTGacttgaagaggaagaggaggaggaggaaggagaaccaggaggaaggaggagcagagaggagggaggagaaccaggaggagcagagaggagggaggagaaccaggaggaaggaggagcagagaggagggaggagaaccaggagagaggagaaccaggaggaaggaggagcagagaggagggaggagaaccaggaggaagcaagagcagagaggagggaggggcagcGCTGCTCTTCATATCAG CAGAACTGGAGAGCTGGTTCTCGGTGTCAGGCCATTTCTTCAGGGAGAGGTCTGGTGTATCCGGGCGTGGTTCtgtgggtcagaggtcaacGCTGCTGCGTTCGCTGCGACAGCTGTGACTGTGAAGTGGAACTGGACGTCTGCAGCCTGGTGAGACGCCGCAAAGCCCGTCGGGCCAAG CGCGCCAGCAGACGGAGGCCGACCGTCATCAGCAACTCTGacttgaagaggaagaggaggaggaggaaggagaaccaggaggaaggaggagcagagaggagggaggagaaccaggaggaaggaggagcagagaggagggaggagaaccaggaggaagcaggagcagagaggaggaaggagaaccaggaggaaggaggagcagagaggagggaggagaaccaggaggaaggaggagcagagaggagggaggggcagcGCTGCTCTTCATATGAG CAGAACTGGAGAGCTGGTTCTCGGTGTCAGGCCATTTCTTCAGGGAGAGGTCTGGTGTATCCGGGCGTGGTTCtgtgggtcagaggtcagcgcTGCTGCGTTCGCTGTGACAGCTGTGACTGTGAAGTGGAACTGGACGTCTGCAGCCTGGTGAGACGCCGCAAAGCCCGTCGGGCCAAG CGCGCCAGCAGACGGAGGCCGACCGTCATCAGCAACTCTGacttgaagaggaagaggagggggaggaaggagaaccaggaggaaggaggagcagagaggaaggaggagaaccaggaggaagcaggagcagagaggagggaggagaaccaggaggaaggaggagcagagaggaggaaggagaaccaggaggacggaggagcagagaggagggaggggcagcGCTGCTCTTCATATGAG CAGAACTGGAGAGCTGGTTCTCGGTGTCAGGCCATTTCTTCAGGGAGAGGTCTGGTGTATTCAGGCGTGGTTCtgtgggtcagaggtcagcgcTGCTGCGTTCGCTGCGACAGCTGTAACTGTGATGAGGAACTGGACGTCTGCAGCCTGGTGAGACGCCGCAAAGCCCGTCGGGCCAAG CGCGCCAGCAGACGGAGGCCGACCGTCATCATCAACTCTGacttgaagaggaagaggagggagaaccaggaggaaggaggagcagagaggaggagggagaagaaccaggaggaaggaggagcagagaggagggaggagaaccaggaggagcagagaggagggaggagaaccaggaggaaggaggagcagagaggagggaggagaaccaggagggaggagaaccaggaggagcagagaggagggaggagaaccaggaggagcagagaggagggaggagaaccaggaggaagtAGCAGTGGAATGAGGAGCTGA
- the LOC119016347 gene encoding trichohyalin-like isoform X8 — MTELEKQWMVGADCQAVWEEDGQLYPAKVVSLNGGRCRVRFHGLGVEEEVELSALQSPDAAVQPQRQNSQQNWRAGSRCQAISSGRGLVYPAVVLWVRGQRCCVRCNNCNCDEELDVCSLLRRRKARRAKRASRRRPTVIINSDLKRKRRRRKENQEEGGAERKEENQEEGGAERREENQEEGGAERREGQRCSSYEQNWRAGSRCQAISSGRGLVYPGVVLWVRGQRCCVRCDSCDCEVELDVCSLVRRRKARRAKRASRRRPTVISNSDLKRKRRRRKENQEEGGAERREENQEEGGAERREENQEEAGAERRKENQEEGGAERREENQEEGGAERREGQRCSSYEQNWRAGSRCQAISSGRGLVYPGVVLWVRGQRCCVRCDSCDCEVELDVCSLVRRRKARRAKRASRRRPTVISNSDLKRKRRGRKENQEEGGAERKEENQEEAGAERREENQEEGGAERRKENQEDGGAERREGQRCSSYEQNWRAGSRCQAISSGRGLVYSGVVLWVRGQRCCVRCDSCNCDEELDVCSLVRRRKARRAKRASRRRPTVIINSDLKRKRRENQEEGGAERRREKNQEEGGAERREENQEEQRGGRRTRRKEEQRGGRRTRREENQEEQRGGRRTRRSREEGGEPGGSSSGMRS, encoded by the exons ATGACTGAACTCGAGAAGCAG tggaTGGTGGGTGCTGACTGTCAGGCAGTGTGGGAGGAGGACGGGCAGCTGTATCCGGCGAAGGTGGTGTCTCTGAATGGAGGGCGCTGCAGAGTCAGGTTCCATGGCCTCGgcgtggaggaggaagtggaactGAGCGCGCTCCAAAGTCCAGATGCTGCTGTgcaaccacagagacaaaactCTCAG CAGAACTGGAGAGCTGGTTCTCGGTGTCAGGCCATTTCTTCAGGGAGAGGTCTGGTGTATCCGGCCGTGGTTCtgtgggtcagaggtcagcgcTGCTGCGTTCGCTGCAACAACTGTAACTGTGATGAGGAACTGGACGTCTGCAGCCTGCTGAGACGCCGCAAAGCCCGTCGGGCCAAG CGCGCCAGCAGACGGAGGCCGACCGTCATCATCAACTCTGacttgaagaggaagaggaggaggaggaaggagaaccaggaggaaggaggagcagagaggaaggaggagaaccaggaggaaggaggagcagagaggagggaggagaaccaggaggaaggaggagcagagaggagggaggggcagcGCTGCTCTTCATATGAG CAGAACTGGAGAGCTGGTTCTCGGTGTCAGGCCATTTCTTCAGGGAGAGGTCTGGTGTATCCGGGCGTGGTTCtgtgggtcagaggtcaacGCTGCTGCGTTCGCTGCGACAGCTGTGACTGTGAAGTGGAACTGGACGTCTGCAGCCTGGTGAGACGCCGCAAAGCCCGTCGGGCCAAG CGCGCCAGCAGACGGAGGCCGACCGTCATCAGCAACTCTGacttgaagaggaagaggaggaggaggaaggagaaccaggaggaaggaggagcagagaggagggaggagaaccaggaggaaggaggagcagagaggagggaggagaaccaggaggaagcaggagcagagaggaggaaggagaaccaggaggaaggaggagcagagaggagggaggagaaccaggaggaaggaggagcagagaggagggaggggcagcGCTGCTCTTCATATGAG CAGAACTGGAGAGCTGGTTCTCGGTGTCAGGCCATTTCTTCAGGGAGAGGTCTGGTGTATCCGGGCGTGGTTCtgtgggtcagaggtcagcgcTGCTGCGTTCGCTGTGACAGCTGTGACTGTGAAGTGGAACTGGACGTCTGCAGCCTGGTGAGACGCCGCAAAGCCCGTCGGGCCAAG CGCGCCAGCAGACGGAGGCCGACCGTCATCAGCAACTCTGacttgaagaggaagaggagggggaggaaggagaaccaggaggaaggaggagcagagaggaaggaggagaaccaggaggaagcaggagcagagaggagggaggagaaccaggaggaaggaggagcagagaggaggaaggagaaccaggaggacggaggagcagagaggagggaggggcagcGCTGCTCTTCATATGAG CAGAACTGGAGAGCTGGTTCTCGGTGTCAGGCCATTTCTTCAGGGAGAGGTCTGGTGTATTCAGGCGTGGTTCtgtgggtcagaggtcagcgcTGCTGCGTTCGCTGCGACAGCTGTAACTGTGATGAGGAACTGGACGTCTGCAGCCTGGTGAGACGCCGCAAAGCCCGTCGGGCCAAG CGCGCCAGCAGACGGAGGCCGACCGTCATCATCAACTCTGacttgaagaggaagaggagggagaaccaggaggaaggaggagcagagaggaggagggagaagaaccaggaggaaggaggagcagagaggagggaggagaaccaggaggagcagagaggagggaggagaaccaggaggaaggaggagcagagaggagggaggagaaccaggagggaggagaaccaggaggagcagagaggagggaggagaaccaggaggagcagagaggagggaggagaaccaggaggaagtAGCAGTGGAATGAGGAGCTGA
- the LOC119016347 gene encoding trichohyalin-like isoform X3 — MTELEKQWMVGADCQAVWEEDGQLYPAKVVSLNGGRCRVRFHGLGVEEEVELSALQSPDAAVQPQRQNSQQNWRAGSRCQAISSGRGLVYPAVVLWVRGQRCCVRCNNCNCDEELDVCSLLRRRKARRAKRASRRRPTVIINSDLKRKRRRRKENQEEGGAERKEENQEEGGAERREENQEEGGAERREGQRCSSYENWRAGSRCQAISSERGLVYPGVVLWVRGQRCCVRCDSCDCEVELDVCSLVRRRKARRAKRASRRRPTVISNSDLKRKRRRRKENQEEGGAERREENQEEQRGGRRTRRKEEQRGGRRTRREENQEEGGAERREENQEEARAERREGQRCSSYQQNWRAGSRCQAISSGRGLVYPGVVLWVRGQRCCVRCDSCDCEVELDVCSLVRRRKARRAKRASRRRPTVISNSDLKRKRRRRKENQEEGGAERREENQEEGGAERREENQEEAGAERRKENQEEGGAERREENQEEGGAERREGQRCSSYEQNWRAGSRCQAISSGRGLVYPGVVLWVRGQRCCVRCDSCDCEVELDVCSLVRRRKARRAKRASRRRPTVISNSDLKRKRRGRKENQEEGGAERKEENQEEAGAERREENQEEGGAERRKENQEDGGAERREGQRCSSYEQNWRAGSRCQAISSGRGLVYSGVVLWVRGQRCCVRCDSCNCDEELDVCSLVRRRKARRAKRASRRRPTVIINSDLKRKRRENQEEGGAERRREKNQEEGGAERREENQEEQRGGRRTRRKEEQRGGRRTRREENQEEQRGGRRTRRSREEGGEPGGSSSGMRS; from the exons ATGACTGAACTCGAGAAGCAG tggaTGGTGGGTGCTGACTGTCAGGCAGTGTGGGAGGAGGACGGGCAGCTGTATCCGGCGAAGGTGGTGTCTCTGAATGGAGGGCGCTGCAGAGTCAGGTTCCATGGCCTCGgcgtggaggaggaagtggaactGAGCGCGCTCCAAAGTCCAGATGCTGCTGTgcaaccacagagacaaaactCTCAG CAGAACTGGAGAGCTGGTTCTCGGTGTCAGGCCATTTCTTCAGGGAGAGGTCTGGTGTATCCGGCCGTGGTTCtgtgggtcagaggtcagcgcTGCTGCGTTCGCTGCAACAACTGTAACTGTGATGAGGAACTGGACGTCTGCAGCCTGCTGAGACGCCGCAAAGCCCGTCGGGCCAAG CGCGCCAGCAGACGGAGGCCGACCGTCATCATCAACTCTGacttgaagaggaagaggaggaggaggaaggagaaccaggaggaaggaggagcagagaggaaggaggagaaccaggaggaaggaggagcagagaggagggaggagaaccaggaggaaggaggagcagagaggagggaggggcagcGCTGCTCTTCATATGAG AACTGGAGAGCTGGTTCTCGGTGTCAGGCCATTTCTTCAGAGAGAGGTCTGGTGTATCCGGGCGTGGTTCtgtgggtcagaggtcagcgcTGCTGCGTTCGCTGTGACAGCTGTGACTGTGAAGTGGAACTGGACGTCTGCAGCCTGGTGAGACGCCGCAAAGCCCGTCGGGCCAAG CGCGCCAGCAGACGGAGGCCGACCGTCATCAGCAACTCTGacttgaagaggaagaggaggaggaggaaggagaaccaggaggaaggaggagcagagaggagggaggagaaccaggaggagcagagaggagggaggagaaccaggaggaaggaggagcagagaggagggaggagaaccaggagagaggagaaccaggaggaaggaggagcagagaggagggaggagaaccaggaggaagcaagagcagagaggagggaggggcagcGCTGCTCTTCATATCAG CAGAACTGGAGAGCTGGTTCTCGGTGTCAGGCCATTTCTTCAGGGAGAGGTCTGGTGTATCCGGGCGTGGTTCtgtgggtcagaggtcaacGCTGCTGCGTTCGCTGCGACAGCTGTGACTGTGAAGTGGAACTGGACGTCTGCAGCCTGGTGAGACGCCGCAAAGCCCGTCGGGCCAAG CGCGCCAGCAGACGGAGGCCGACCGTCATCAGCAACTCTGacttgaagaggaagaggaggaggaggaaggagaaccaggaggaaggaggagcagagaggagggaggagaaccaggaggaaggaggagcagagaggagggaggagaaccaggaggaagcaggagcagagaggaggaaggagaaccaggaggaaggaggagcagagaggagggaggagaaccaggaggaaggaggagcagagaggagggaggggcagcGCTGCTCTTCATATGAG CAGAACTGGAGAGCTGGTTCTCGGTGTCAGGCCATTTCTTCAGGGAGAGGTCTGGTGTATCCGGGCGTGGTTCtgtgggtcagaggtcagcgcTGCTGCGTTCGCTGTGACAGCTGTGACTGTGAAGTGGAACTGGACGTCTGCAGCCTGGTGAGACGCCGCAAAGCCCGTCGGGCCAAG CGCGCCAGCAGACGGAGGCCGACCGTCATCAGCAACTCTGacttgaagaggaagaggagggggaggaaggagaaccaggaggaaggaggagcagagaggaaggaggagaaccaggaggaagcaggagcagagaggagggaggagaaccaggaggaaggaggagcagagaggaggaaggagaaccaggaggacggaggagcagagaggagggaggggcagcGCTGCTCTTCATATGAG CAGAACTGGAGAGCTGGTTCTCGGTGTCAGGCCATTTCTTCAGGGAGAGGTCTGGTGTATTCAGGCGTGGTTCtgtgggtcagaggtcagcgcTGCTGCGTTCGCTGCGACAGCTGTAACTGTGATGAGGAACTGGACGTCTGCAGCCTGGTGAGACGCCGCAAAGCCCGTCGGGCCAAG CGCGCCAGCAGACGGAGGCCGACCGTCATCATCAACTCTGacttgaagaggaagaggagggagaaccaggaggaaggaggagcagagaggaggagggagaagaaccaggaggaaggaggagcagagaggagggaggagaaccaggaggagcagagaggagggaggagaaccaggaggaaggaggagcagagaggagggaggagaaccaggagggaggagaaccaggaggagcagagaggagggaggagaaccaggaggagcagagaggagggaggagaaccaggaggaagtAGCAGTGGAATGAGGAGCTGA
- the LOC119016347 gene encoding trichohyalin-like isoform X2 — MTELEKQWMVGADCQAVWEEDGQLYPAKVVSLNGGRCRVRFHGLGVEEEVELSALQSPDAAVQPQRQNSQQNWRAGSRCQAISSGRGLVYPAVVLWVRGQRCCVRCNNCNCDEELDVCSLLRRRKARRAKRASRRRPTVIINSDLKRKRRRRKENQEEGGAERKEENQEEGGAERREENQEEGGAERREGQRCSSYEQNWRAGSRCQAISSERGLVYPGVVLWVRGQRCCVRCDSCDCEVELDVCSLVRRRKARRAKRASRRRPTVISNSDLKRKRRRRKENQEEGGAERREENQEEQRGGRRTRRKEEQRGGRRTRREENQEEGGAERREENQEEARAERREGQRCSSYQQNWRAGSRCQAISSGRGLVYPGVVLWVRGQRCCVRCDSCDCEVELDVCSLVRRRKARRAKRASRRRPTVISNSDLKRKRRRRKENQEEGGAERREENQEEGGAERREENQEEAGAERRKENQEEGGAERREENQEEGGAERREGQRCSSYENWRAGSRCQAISSGRGLVYPGVVLWVRGQRCCVRCDSCDCEVELDVCSLVRRRKARRAKRASRRRPTVISNSDLKRKRRGRKENQEEGGAERKEENQEEAGAERREENQEEGGAERRKENQEDGGAERREGQRCSSYEQNWRAGSRCQAISSGRGLVYSGVVLWVRGQRCCVRCDSCNCDEELDVCSLVRRRKARRAKRASRRRPTVIINSDLKRKRRENQEEGGAERRREKNQEEGGAERREENQEEQRGGRRTRRKEEQRGGRRTRREENQEEQRGGRRTRRSREEGGEPGGSSSGMRS, encoded by the exons ATGACTGAACTCGAGAAGCAG tggaTGGTGGGTGCTGACTGTCAGGCAGTGTGGGAGGAGGACGGGCAGCTGTATCCGGCGAAGGTGGTGTCTCTGAATGGAGGGCGCTGCAGAGTCAGGTTCCATGGCCTCGgcgtggaggaggaagtggaactGAGCGCGCTCCAAAGTCCAGATGCTGCTGTgcaaccacagagacaaaactCTCAG CAGAACTGGAGAGCTGGTTCTCGGTGTCAGGCCATTTCTTCAGGGAGAGGTCTGGTGTATCCGGCCGTGGTTCtgtgggtcagaggtcagcgcTGCTGCGTTCGCTGCAACAACTGTAACTGTGATGAGGAACTGGACGTCTGCAGCCTGCTGAGACGCCGCAAAGCCCGTCGGGCCAAG CGCGCCAGCAGACGGAGGCCGACCGTCATCATCAACTCTGacttgaagaggaagaggaggaggaggaaggagaaccaggaggaaggaggagcagagaggaaggaggagaaccaggaggaaggaggagcagagaggagggaggagaaccaggaggaaggaggagcagagaggagggaggggcagcGCTGCTCTTCATATGAG CAGAACTGGAGAGCTGGTTCTCGGTGTCAGGCCATTTCTTCAGAGAGAGGTCTGGTGTATCCGGGCGTGGTTCtgtgggtcagaggtcagcgcTGCTGCGTTCGCTGTGACAGCTGTGACTGTGAAGTGGAACTGGACGTCTGCAGCCTGGTGAGACGCCGCAAAGCCCGTCGGGCCAAG CGCGCCAGCAGACGGAGGCCGACCGTCATCAGCAACTCTGacttgaagaggaagaggaggaggaggaaggagaaccaggaggaaggaggagcagagaggagggaggagaaccaggaggagcagagaggagggaggagaaccaggaggaaggaggagcagagaggagggaggagaaccaggagagaggagaaccaggaggaaggaggagcagagaggagggaggagaaccaggaggaagcaagagcagagaggagggaggggcagcGCTGCTCTTCATATCAG CAGAACTGGAGAGCTGGTTCTCGGTGTCAGGCCATTTCTTCAGGGAGAGGTCTGGTGTATCCGGGCGTGGTTCtgtgggtcagaggtcaacGCTGCTGCGTTCGCTGCGACAGCTGTGACTGTGAAGTGGAACTGGACGTCTGCAGCCTGGTGAGACGCCGCAAAGCCCGTCGGGCCAAG CGCGCCAGCAGACGGAGGCCGACCGTCATCAGCAACTCTGacttgaagaggaagaggaggaggaggaaggagaaccaggaggaaggaggagcagagaggagggaggagaaccaggaggaaggaggagcagagaggagggaggagaaccaggaggaagcaggagcagagaggaggaaggagaaccaggaggaaggaggagcagagaggagggaggagaaccaggaggaaggaggagcagagaggagggaggggcagcGCTGCTCTTCATATGAG AACTGGAGAGCTGGTTCTCGGTGTCAGGCCATTTCTTCAGGGAGAGGTCTGGTGTATCCGGGCGTGGTTCtgtgggtcagaggtcagcgcTGCTGCGTTCGCTGTGACAGCTGTGACTGTGAAGTGGAACTGGACGTCTGCAGCCTGGTGAGACGCCGCAAAGCCCGTCGGGCCAAG CGCGCCAGCAGACGGAGGCCGACCGTCATCAGCAACTCTGacttgaagaggaagaggagggggaggaaggagaaccaggaggaaggaggagcagagaggaaggaggagaaccaggaggaagcaggagcagagaggagggaggagaaccaggaggaaggaggagcagagaggaggaaggagaaccaggaggacggaggagcagagaggagggaggggcagcGCTGCTCTTCATATGAG CAGAACTGGAGAGCTGGTTCTCGGTGTCAGGCCATTTCTTCAGGGAGAGGTCTGGTGTATTCAGGCGTGGTTCtgtgggtcagaggtcagcgcTGCTGCGTTCGCTGCGACAGCTGTAACTGTGATGAGGAACTGGACGTCTGCAGCCTGGTGAGACGCCGCAAAGCCCGTCGGGCCAAG CGCGCCAGCAGACGGAGGCCGACCGTCATCATCAACTCTGacttgaagaggaagaggagggagaaccaggaggaaggaggagcagagaggaggagggagaagaaccaggaggaaggaggagcagagaggagggaggagaaccaggaggagcagagaggagggaggagaaccaggaggaaggaggagcagagaggagggaggagaaccaggagggaggagaaccaggaggagcagagaggagggaggagaaccaggaggagcagagaggagggaggagaaccaggaggaagtAGCAGTGGAATGAGGAGCTGA